Proteins encoded within one genomic window of Pectobacterium araliae:
- a CDS encoding MDR family MFS transporter has protein sequence MSDLTANRAPRPYPPLLLGSQLVFNIGFYAVVPFLAIFLRDDMLLSGWAIGLVIGLRTFSQQGMFLVGGALADRFGARVIILCGCVVRISGYLLLALGDSLWPIILGACLTGVGGALFSPAIEALMAQAGTQSEKEGKRSRSEWFALFAICGELGAVLGPLLGSVLAGYGFQRVALAGAGVFVIALIILFFSLPPTQQNQGELHIAPWWETFRQRRFVAFIIAYSAYLFSYNQLYLALPVELHRSGSSEKDLGPLFVLASLLVIGLQLPLARFARRIGAARMLPLGFALLAASFFSVALFASTTPPEGWQRLLPAISLITLLTLGQMLIVPVGMDLIPRFANNKNLGAHYGALASMGGIAVLVGNFILGSQLDRALTPSPQAAIPWVLLAAVPLCSSLAMVVICRPFKSASTVNQ, from the coding sequence ATGTCAGACCTTACCGCCAACCGCGCCCCACGGCCTTATCCACCGCTACTTCTGGGTAGTCAGCTTGTTTTCAACATTGGCTTTTATGCCGTGGTGCCGTTTCTGGCTATTTTCCTGCGTGACGACATGCTGCTTTCCGGCTGGGCTATCGGGCTAGTGATTGGCTTACGTACCTTTTCTCAGCAGGGCATGTTTTTAGTCGGCGGCGCACTGGCGGACAGATTCGGTGCACGCGTGATTATCCTGTGCGGCTGTGTGGTGCGCATCAGCGGCTATTTACTGCTGGCGCTGGGCGACTCGCTATGGCCGATCATCCTCGGCGCCTGTCTGACGGGTGTTGGCGGTGCCCTGTTCTCTCCTGCCATTGAAGCACTGATGGCGCAGGCCGGTACGCAAAGCGAAAAAGAGGGAAAGCGTAGCCGCTCCGAATGGTTCGCCTTGTTTGCCATTTGCGGCGAGCTGGGTGCCGTGCTCGGGCCGTTGCTCGGCTCGGTGCTGGCCGGGTACGGATTCCAGCGCGTGGCACTCGCGGGCGCTGGTGTCTTTGTGATCGCGCTTATCATCCTGTTTTTCAGCCTACCGCCGACACAGCAAAATCAAGGCGAATTGCATATCGCCCCGTGGTGGGAAACCTTCCGCCAACGTCGCTTTGTCGCGTTCATCATCGCCTATAGTGCTTACCTGTTCAGCTACAACCAGCTCTATTTAGCGCTCCCAGTTGAACTGCATCGCTCTGGCAGCAGCGAGAAAGATCTCGGCCCGCTGTTTGTGCTGGCCTCATTACTGGTGATCGGGTTACAGCTCCCACTGGCGCGTTTTGCCCGCCGGATTGGCGCCGCGCGCATGCTGCCATTGGGTTTCGCGCTGCTGGCCGCGTCGTTCTTTAGCGTGGCGCTGTTTGCCTCTACTACGCCGCCTGAAGGCTGGCAACGCCTGCTTCCGGCTATCTCATTAATTACCCTGCTGACGCTAGGACAAATGCTGATCGTCCCCGTTGGCATGGATCTCATTCCTCGCTTTGCCAACAACAAAAACCTGGGTGCGCACTATGGCGCGCTGGCGTCGATGGGCGGCATCGCGGTACTGGTCGGTAACTTTATACTCGGTAGCCAGCTCGATCGCGCGCTGACACCATCGCCGCAGGCCGCCATTCCGTGGGTGCTGCTCGCCGCCGTACCCTTGTGCAGTTCGCTAGCCATGGTGGTTATCTGCCGCCCGTTTAAATCCGCTTCAACCGTGAATCAATAA
- a CDS encoding ABC transporter ATP-binding protein, with amino-acid sequence MNHHLHAVPSPFLSLEHVSRYRQTSRLPWQKADPDSAIFHDLSLHLRRHERVGLVGASGCGKSTLLKTLLALEAPESGTVYCDGNLIKPGSVRSLLWYRRRVQYIPQDPAGSLAPHQRVADLLTEPLKRLRPDENAPVCLRNVMEQVELSTTLLDNAAGQLSGGQAQRVALARALIIRPDFLLADEPVSGLDLPLREQIKTLLQQVTEQNKMGLLMVSHDISMLAGLCDRMLVMDGGRIIEDRPTAAVLASPQQAHTARLLQAVPALSTSGYSLTETHFLP; translated from the coding sequence ATGAACCACCACCTGCATGCGGTTCCTTCACCGTTTTTAAGCCTTGAGCACGTCAGCCGCTATCGTCAGACGTCACGTTTGCCGTGGCAAAAGGCCGATCCTGACAGCGCGATTTTTCATGACCTGTCACTACATTTACGCCGTCACGAACGTGTCGGCCTGGTTGGTGCGTCGGGCTGCGGTAAATCCACATTACTGAAAACGCTGCTGGCACTGGAAGCACCGGAGAGTGGCACGGTGTACTGTGACGGTAACCTGATTAAGCCCGGTTCGGTACGTTCGTTGCTGTGGTATCGCCGCCGCGTTCAGTATATTCCGCAAGATCCGGCAGGTTCGCTCGCCCCACACCAGCGCGTCGCCGATCTTCTCACTGAGCCGCTGAAGCGCTTGCGTCCCGATGAAAATGCACCAGTGTGCCTGCGCAACGTCATGGAACAAGTCGAACTCAGTACAACACTGTTGGACAACGCCGCTGGGCAGCTTTCTGGTGGACAGGCGCAGCGTGTCGCGCTGGCACGAGCGCTGATTATTCGCCCCGATTTTTTACTGGCGGATGAACCCGTCAGCGGCCTGGATTTGCCGTTACGTGAGCAGATCAAAACCCTGCTGCAACAGGTCACTGAACAAAACAAGATGGGATTGCTAATGGTCTCGCACGACATTTCTATGCTTGCCGGGCTGTGCGACAGAATGCTGGTCATGGACGGCGGACGCATTATTGAAGATCGCCCCACGGCTGCGGTGCTGGCTTCACCGCAACAGGCGCACACCGCCCGTCTGTTGCAAGCCGTCCCCGCGCTATCAACCTCTGGCTATTCGCTCACTGAAACGCATTTTTTACCATAA